CCGCCGCGGGAGAAATGTCGGGATTCGGATTGTATTCAAGAATGTAAATCTCACCCTGCGCGTCCATCCGAAAATCGATTCGCCCATAACCGTTTCCGCCCATTAACGCATATACCCGAAGCGCAAGCGATTGCAGACGGTCTTCCGTCGTGGAATCCAACATCGCCGGACAGATGGAAGGCGTCTTTTGGTAGATGGGATCATTTTCGTACCATTTGGCATCATAACTTGCGATATGCGGCAGATTGGCATCCAGCGCATCGAAAAGTATTTCCGATGGTGGCAGAGCAACAGGTGAACCGTTTTCCAGAATGCCGACGGCAAATTCCCGTCCGTCAATAAACCGTTCAACTAAAATCTCCTGACGGTATCTTTGCAATAACCGTTCGACCGAGATTTTCAATTCATCCAAATTGCGGATCACGGCATTCCGATCGATACCAATACTCCCGTCTTCTCTCGAGGGTTTGGCAATCAATGGAAATTGTAATTGCGTTATCACGGGTATATCGGAAAATGTTTCATATTCGGGAGTCATTAGACCGTTCGTCACAAGCATTTGTTTGGTCAGGACTTTATTTTGAGCAGTTCCAATCGTCAGCGCATGGTTTCCGGTGTACGGAATACTCAGAAGTTCCCAAATTCCGGCGATGAACATCTCATGCTGAGTGTTTCCGCGAAATCCTTCGCACAGGTTAAAAATGACGTCTGGTTGGAACGTAATGATCGTTTGAATATCCGAAGTCAGGTTCTTCAGCGGTAGAACGAGGATTTGATGCCCAAGTCTCTCCAGCGACTGCGAAACGGCATCCGCTTCGTCTTTGACACCGGCTTCTGATAAAAATTCGACATTCTCCGGATCAGAGACGTCATCAAAAGAATTATAGACGACTGCGACTTTTTTTCGTTGTTCTTCTTCGGCAGTCATTATCGGATGCCGTACCTCGCGGCGGATATGTCAAGGACTCGGTTGAGCATTTGTGAATACGAATAGCCAGCAGTTCGCGCGGCTTTGGGAAAGCAGGAATTCTCTCGTGGATCGGGAAGTATTCCCGGAAGCGGATTCAATTCGAGTACATTCGGAACGCCGTCCGCGTCCAAACGCACGTCGATCCGGCACCAATCGCGAATGTTTAAAACCTGATAAGCGCGTTTGACCGTTTTTTCTATCGACGCTCGCAATTCGGAAGAAATCTTCGCCGGACACTCAAAAATATCCAGTGGTTTTTCAGGAGTATCCCACACCCACTTCGCTTCGTATGAATAGATCGCCTGCGCTTCTTTCGGTAGATGAGAAAAATTCACCGAGATAATCGGTAGAACATCGACTTCATAACCATTCCCCCAAAGAGCGACGGTAAACTCACGCCCCGGTAAAAATTCCTCAACGATTACCGGTTGCTGATATTTGTCGAAGTTATCCCTCACGATTCGCCTTAACGATTCATAATCTTGGGCAACAGAATTGTTAAAAATTCCTTTACTGCTTCCTTCTGAGATCGGTTTGACGATTGATGGAAAAGAAATACTGTTTTCCGGAAATTCCTGATCGGGAAAAATCATCCAGAACCGCGGATTCGGAACACCGTAATAACTTAAAATTTCCTTGGAACGGGCTTTATTCAGGCAAATCGCCAGCGTCAGCGGGCCTGAACCCGTGTACGGCAGACCTAACCGCTCGCACATCAACGGGACATAAGACTCGCGCATGTCTCCAAATAATCCTTCGGCAACGTTAAAAACCAATTGCGGTCTGGCTTTTTCTAATCGTCGCATGACCGAATCGTCGCTTTCGAAGCCTACGACCTCATGTCCGTTTTCTTTGAATGAATTGATGATTGAATGTATCGTCCGAAGGCTATCACCTTCGGCAAAAAGGTCGGGAGGGATATCTTCGTCGTCCAGATCGGAGACGAAGCGTTTTGTGTACTCCTTCCCTAAACCTTTTTTTGTACTATAAGTGACAGCGATCTTCATTTTTGTCGCGGTGAATTTAAGTATATTTTCACAGAAAGAAAGAAATATTTTTATGAATTATGAAAAAAATTATGCTCACTAAATATACAACCGGAAGCATAAATTATTTCAATGGTACAATATATTTGACCATCAGGATAAAATGGCAAACACTGCCAAGAATCACAAACAAGTGGAAAATTTCATGAAAGCCAAAGACAGGCGGAAAAGGATTCGGCCATTTTCTTGAATATATAACGGCGCCAATTGTATAGAAAAGTCCACCTAATAATAACCAAGTCAACGCCGTCAAACCTACGGCATGTAATAGCGGAACCAGTGCAATCATAGCCAGCCACCCCATTAAAACATAAATCGCCGCCGTGAGCCGACGAGGCGCTTCCATCCAAACAGTTTTTAGAACGATTCCAGCAATCGCCGTTGCCCAAACCAATCCAAACAGAGTCCAGCCCCATCCGCCGCGAAGCGGGATTAAACAAATCGGCGTGTAGGTCGAAGCAATAAAAATGAAAATCATCATATGATCGATCCGTCGGAGTCGAAGTGTATTCTTCTCGGATAAATTTAGCCAGTGATAAACTGTGCTTGCGGTATAGGACAACAGCATTCCGGCTCCATAAATCGAAAAACCGACAATATGCCACGGCTTTGCCGGATGGCTGGAGCGAACGATAAGAAAAACCAGCGCGGCGATAGACGCCAACACGCCAAGGAAATGCGTGAATCCACTGATAGGATCTTTAAGTTTTTTCATTTTGAATATTCCTTCTAAAAGCCAATAGCAATTGGCAAATTTAACAACAGATTACTGTCTGATATCGAATGCCTTTTGCAGAGTTCTGAAATAGGACGGCTCGTCTGCAAACGTATCATAAGAAAAGAAAACCACATTTCGGAAACCGCTTGATAGACTAATCATTGTCTTTGCCACTGCATCAAATTTGTTTTGGTTATAAACACCGATTCCCATCCATATTTTACTTTTTGGAATGGATGGATCAATTTTCAGCGTGATAGTTTCAAACCTATCAGCGTTTCTCGAATAATTCATCGGAACTGCAAAATCGATCCAATCGTTTTTCAACCAAGTTTCCCAATCCTGAAAGAAGTGATTTCTCGCTTCGAAGGGATCAGGTTTGACGGCGGCGCTCAGTTCAACAGGTTTTTGTAATGTTGCCAGAGACTCGCGGATACCGCGTATCAATTCGTTGACACCTTCTCTACGAAATTCGCTCCATTCATCTAAAGTATGTTCCAGCACTTGATCATCCCAACCGGCATAAAATGATTTATTAGATATAGATAGAAGAATCGGATCGACACCATTTTTCTGCTTGAATCGAAACCGAGCCTGTTCGTTGAAGTCATAAGTATTTTTCGGATAGCGAACGTAATCTAAATGCACGCCGTCAATTGGATATTTCTGTACCAATTCCGAAATGATTTGAATGAGATGAAGCCTAACTTCGGGAACGAGTGGTGAAAGATAAATGCCTTCCGTTCCGTTTTTCCTGAATTCGTCAGATGAACGATCGATATCCCGAATTCCATTTGCATCGATCGCACACC
The Candidatus Marinimicrobia bacterium CG08_land_8_20_14_0_20_45_22 DNA segment above includes these coding regions:
- a CDS encoding hemolysin — protein: MKKLKDPISGFTHFLGVLASIAALVFLIVRSSHPAKPWHIVGFSIYGAGMLLSYTASTVYHWLNLSEKNTLRLRRIDHMMIFIFIASTYTPICLIPLRGGWGWTLFGLVWATAIAGIVLKTVWMEAPRRLTAAIYVLMGWLAMIALVPLLHAVGLTALTWLLLGGLFYTIGAVIYSRKWPNPFPPVFGFHEIFHLFVILGSVCHFILMVKYIVPLK
- a CDS encoding D-alanine--D-alanine ligase, translating into MKIAVTYSTKKGLGKEYTKRFVSDLDDEDIPPDLFAEGDSLRTIHSIINSFKENGHEVVGFESDDSVMRRLEKARPQLVFNVAEGLFGDMRESYVPLMCERLGLPYTGSGPLTLAICLNKARSKEILSYYGVPNPRFWMIFPDQEFPENSISFPSIVKPISEGSSKGIFNNSVAQDYESLRRIVRDNFDKYQQPVIVEEFLPGREFTVALWGNGYEVDVLPIISVNFSHLPKEAQAIYSYEAKWVWDTPEKPLDIFECPAKISSELRASIEKTVKRAYQVLNIRDWCRIDVRLDADGVPNVLELNPLPGILPDPRENSCFPKAARTAGYSYSQMLNRVLDISAARYGIR